One genomic segment of Drosophila melanogaster chromosome 3R includes these proteins:
- the f-cup gene encoding flyers-cup, isoform F produces the protein MMNLSNVELGSFRGAQECDQASAFGGDFDFGHSCFTHYGCPSDMSDKTGRGRSNPSTSRIPRSAQSPRQASVVHSPRTNCAFRPIFHERSTHEDDQVLTQELWKLARKSGTLNLSNKALARVPKRLYDINEADADSKAVNLEQLTIKEEDAWWNQVPLNNLDLSSNTLTHISPKIENLQSLTVLTLHDNALVELPPEIGKLEKLVRLNVSHNKLSQLPRAMYSLPELRHLNISYNEFVELNPDISDLHMLEFLDGGHNNIQSLPGGIGFLVRLTALLLPYNHIKELPPDLVNMRSLQKIDLMHNDLTSLPEDMGLLRKLDCLYLQHNDILELPEFEGNEALNELHASNNFIKIIPKAMCSNLPHLKILDLRDNKITELPDELCLLRNLNRLDVSNNTISVLPVTLSSLAHLISLQVEGNPIKTIRRDILQCGTTRILKTLHDRAVAKAKEEGGGVDDASTSAGISVTRLRGGQMDDGDIPGNFPDSFHHQQQQNGFQCPCSYPCQQQQMQQQFCVYEPLRNCQEYDRQTQGRIYEPENYQQQHQNGSLRSLFVQQQQQRMEYPYPGYFMYQQQQQQQFSYEQDPSSRSAVHPRWVYKLRHTRTLAVNLEELTSVPDQVFQIARDEGVHVVDFARNQLSTLPNGLQHMKDLVTELVLSNNVIGYVPQFISQFTRISFLNLSNNLLNDLPTEFGVLNTLRELNIANNRFPCIPNCVYELQGLEILIASENHIKMLNVSGLQNMRRLSTLDLRNNDIETVPPILGNLTNITHLELVGNPFRQPRHQILMKGTDAIMSYLRDRIPT, from the exons ATGATGAA CTTAAGCAACGTAGAACTTGGCTCATTCCGCGGTGCCCAGGAATGTGACCAGGCATCCGCATTTGGCGGCGACTTCGACTTTGGCCATTCCTGCTTCACCCACTACGGCTGTCCAAGCGACATGAGTGACAAAACCGGCCGAGGACGGAGTAACCCCTCCACCAGCCGGATTCCTCGCAGCGCACAAAGTCCGCGCCAAGCCTCAGTGGTCCACTCGCCCAGGACAAACTGTGCCTTTCGCCCGATTTTTCACGAGAGGAGCACTCACGAGGACGACCAGGTGCTCACCCAAGAACTATGGAAGCTGGCGCGTAAATCGGGCACCCTGAATCTTTCCAACAAAGCATTGGCCAGAG TGCCCAAGCGACTGTACGACATTAACGAGGCGGATGCGGACAGCAAGGCCGTAAATCTAGAGCAGCTAACGATTAAAGAGGAGGATGCCTGGTGGAACCAAGTGCCATTGAACAACCTGGACCTGAGCTCAAACACCTTAACGCACATATCGCCAAAGATCGAGAATCTGCAATCACTTACCGTGCTTACG CTGCACGATAATGCTTTGGTGGAGTTACCACCGGAGATCGGCAAGCTGGAAAAGCTAGTGCGCCTTAATGTGAGCCACAACAAACTCAGCCAGCTGCCGCGTGCGATGTACAGTCTACCGGAGCTGCGGCACCTCAACATCTCGTACAACGAGTTCGTCGAACTTAATCCGGACATCAGTGACCTTCACATGCTTGAGTTTTTG GACGGTGGGCATAACAATATTCAATCCCTGCCCGGTGGCATTGGGTTCCTGGTGCGTCTAACTGCGCTCTTGTTGCCCTATAATCACATCAAGGAACTGCCGCCCGATCTTGTTAACATGCGCT CTTTGCAAAAGATTGATCTGATGCATAATGATCTGACCAGCTTGCCGGAGGATATGGGCCTTTTGAGAAAGCTGGATTGCCTTTATCTGCAGCATAACGACATACTGGAACTGCCCGAGTTCGAGGGAAACGAGGCCTTGAACGAGCTACATGCCAGCAATAATTTCATCAAG ATCATACCAAAAGCTATGTGTAGTAACTTGCCACACCTGAAGATACTGGATTTGCGGGACAATAAGATCACGGAGCTGCCCGACGAGCTGTGCCTGCTGCGCAATCTAAACCGTCTCGATGTGTCCAATAATACGATCAGCGTGCTGCCAGTCACATTGTCCTCCTTGGCTCATCTGATTAGCCTGCAGGTGGAGGGAAATCCCATAAAGACAATCAGACGCGACATCCTACAGTGTGGAACAACGAGGATCTTAAAGACTCTGCACGATAGAGCTGTGGCGAAGGCCAAGGAGGAGGGAGGTGGCGTCGACGACGCTTCCACGTCAGCGGGCATCAGTGTTACCCGTTTGCGTGGTGGCCAAATGGACGATGGTGATATACCCGGAAACTTTCCGGATAG CTTtcaccaccagcaacagcagaacGGATTCCAATGTCCTTGTTCATATCCatgtcagcagcagcaaatgcagcagcagttTTGTGTGTATGAGCCGCTCAGAAACTGTCAGGAATATGATCGCCAGACCCAAGGGCGCATATATGAGCCCGAAAACtaccaacagcaacatcagaaTGGCAGCTTGAGATCACTTTttgtgcaacagcagcagcagcgaatgGAGTATCCCTATCCAGGATACTTTATgtaccaacagcagcagcaacagcagttcTCCTATGAGCAAGATCCATCCTCTCGCTCAGCTGTCCATCCACGTTGGGT ATACAAACTACGACATACACGTACATTAGCTGTCAATCTGGAGGAGCTCACGTCAGTGCCTGACCAGGTGTTCCAGATCGCCAGGGATGAGGGTGTGCATGTGGTGGACTTTGCGCGCAACCAGCTGAGCACTTTGCCCAATGG ACTGCAGCACATGAAAGATTTAGTTACGGAACTAGTTTTATCCAACAATGTCATCGGCTATGTGCCACAGTTCATCTCCCAGTTTACACGTATATCTTTCTTGAATTTGTCCAACAATCTGTTGAATGACCTGCCCACGGAGTTTGGTGTCTTGAATACACTGCGTGAACTAAACATTGCAAACAATCG CTTTCCGTGTATTCCCAACTGTGTGTACGAGCTGCAAGGCCTGGAGATCCTCATTGCCAGTGAGAACcacataaaaatgttaaatgtatcGGGTCTGCAGAACATGCGACGTTTGAGCACATTGGATTTGCGCAATAACGACATCGAGACAGTGCCACCAATTTTGGGGAACCTGACAAACATAAC TCACTTGGAGCTGGTGGGCAATCCATTTCGACAGCCCCGCCACCAAATCCTGATGAAGGGCACTGACGCCATCATGTCGTATTTGCGCGATCGCATACCCACATAG
- the f-cup gene encoding flyers-cup, isoform G has protein sequence MSDKTGRGRSNPSTSRIPRSAQSPRQASVVHSPRTNCAFRPIFHERSTHEDDQVLTQELWKLARKSGTLNLSNKALARVPKRLYDINEADADSKAVNLEQLTIKEEDAWWNQVPLNNLDLSSNTLTHISPKIENLQSLTVLTLHDNALVELPPEIGKLEKLVRLNVSHNKLSQLPRAMYSLPELRHLNISYNEFVELNPDISDLHMLEFLDGGHNNIQSLPGGIGFLVRLTALLLPYNHIKELPPDLVNMRSLQKIDLMHNDLTSLPEDMGLLRKLDCLYLQHNDILELPEFEGNEALNELHASNNFIKIIPKAMCSNLPHLKILDLRDNKITELPDELCLLRNLNRLDVSNNTISVLPVTLSSLAHLISLQVEGNPIKTIRRDILQCGTTRILKTLHDRAVAKAKEEGGGVDDASTSAGISVTRLRGGQMDDGDIPGNFPDSFHHQQQQNGFQCPCSYPCQQQQMQQQFCVYEPLRNCQEYDRQTQGRIYEPENYQQQHQNGSLRSLFVQQQQQRMEYPYPGYFMYQQQQQQQFSYEQDPSSRSAVHPRWVYKLRHTRTLAVNLEELTSVPDQVFQIARDEGVHVVDFARNQLSTLPNGLQHMKDLVTELVLSNNVIGYVPQFISQFTRISFLNLSNNLLNDLPTEFGVLNTLRELNIANNRFPCIPNCVYELQGLEILIASENHIKMLNVSGLQNMRRLSTLDLRNNDIETVPPILGNLTNITHLELVGNPFRQPRHQILMKGTDAIMSYLRDRIPT, from the exons ATGAGTGACAAAACCGGCCGAGGACGGAGTAACCCCTCCACCAGCCGGATTCCTCGCAGCGCACAAAGTCCGCGCCAAGCCTCAGTGGTCCACTCGCCCAGGACAAACTGTGCCTTTCGCCCGATTTTTCACGAGAGGAGCACTCACGAGGACGACCAGGTGCTCACCCAAGAACTATGGAAGCTGGCGCGTAAATCGGGCACCCTGAATCTTTCCAACAAAGCATTGGCCAGAG TGCCCAAGCGACTGTACGACATTAACGAGGCGGATGCGGACAGCAAGGCCGTAAATCTAGAGCAGCTAACGATTAAAGAGGAGGATGCCTGGTGGAACCAAGTGCCATTGAACAACCTGGACCTGAGCTCAAACACCTTAACGCACATATCGCCAAAGATCGAGAATCTGCAATCACTTACCGTGCTTACG CTGCACGATAATGCTTTGGTGGAGTTACCACCGGAGATCGGCAAGCTGGAAAAGCTAGTGCGCCTTAATGTGAGCCACAACAAACTCAGCCAGCTGCCGCGTGCGATGTACAGTCTACCGGAGCTGCGGCACCTCAACATCTCGTACAACGAGTTCGTCGAACTTAATCCGGACATCAGTGACCTTCACATGCTTGAGTTTTTG GACGGTGGGCATAACAATATTCAATCCCTGCCCGGTGGCATTGGGTTCCTGGTGCGTCTAACTGCGCTCTTGTTGCCCTATAATCACATCAAGGAACTGCCGCCCGATCTTGTTAACATGCGCT CTTTGCAAAAGATTGATCTGATGCATAATGATCTGACCAGCTTGCCGGAGGATATGGGCCTTTTGAGAAAGCTGGATTGCCTTTATCTGCAGCATAACGACATACTGGAACTGCCCGAGTTCGAGGGAAACGAGGCCTTGAACGAGCTACATGCCAGCAATAATTTCATCAAG ATCATACCAAAAGCTATGTGTAGTAACTTGCCACACCTGAAGATACTGGATTTGCGGGACAATAAGATCACGGAGCTGCCCGACGAGCTGTGCCTGCTGCGCAATCTAAACCGTCTCGATGTGTCCAATAATACGATCAGCGTGCTGCCAGTCACATTGTCCTCCTTGGCTCATCTGATTAGCCTGCAGGTGGAGGGAAATCCCATAAAGACAATCAGACGCGACATCCTACAGTGTGGAACAACGAGGATCTTAAAGACTCTGCACGATAGAGCTGTGGCGAAGGCCAAGGAGGAGGGAGGTGGCGTCGACGACGCTTCCACGTCAGCGGGCATCAGTGTTACCCGTTTGCGTGGTGGCCAAATGGACGATGGTGATATACCCGGAAACTTTCCGGATAG CTTtcaccaccagcaacagcagaacGGATTCCAATGTCCTTGTTCATATCCatgtcagcagcagcaaatgcagcagcagttTTGTGTGTATGAGCCGCTCAGAAACTGTCAGGAATATGATCGCCAGACCCAAGGGCGCATATATGAGCCCGAAAACtaccaacagcaacatcagaaTGGCAGCTTGAGATCACTTTttgtgcaacagcagcagcagcgaatgGAGTATCCCTATCCAGGATACTTTATgtaccaacagcagcagcaacagcagttcTCCTATGAGCAAGATCCATCCTCTCGCTCAGCTGTCCATCCACGTTGGGT ATACAAACTACGACATACACGTACATTAGCTGTCAATCTGGAGGAGCTCACGTCAGTGCCTGACCAGGTGTTCCAGATCGCCAGGGATGAGGGTGTGCATGTGGTGGACTTTGCGCGCAACCAGCTGAGCACTTTGCCCAATGG ACTGCAGCACATGAAAGATTTAGTTACGGAACTAGTTTTATCCAACAATGTCATCGGCTATGTGCCACAGTTCATCTCCCAGTTTACACGTATATCTTTCTTGAATTTGTCCAACAATCTGTTGAATGACCTGCCCACGGAGTTTGGTGTCTTGAATACACTGCGTGAACTAAACATTGCAAACAATCG CTTTCCGTGTATTCCCAACTGTGTGTACGAGCTGCAAGGCCTGGAGATCCTCATTGCCAGTGAGAACcacataaaaatgttaaatgtatcGGGTCTGCAGAACATGCGACGTTTGAGCACATTGGATTTGCGCAATAACGACATCGAGACAGTGCCACCAATTTTGGGGAACCTGACAAACATAAC TCACTTGGAGCTGGTGGGCAATCCATTTCGACAGCCCCGCCACCAAATCCTGATGAAGGGCACTGACGCCATCATGTCGTATTTGCGCGATCGCATACCCACATAG
- the f-cup gene encoding flyers-cup, isoform B: MSDKTGRGRSNPSTSRIPRSAQSPRQASVVHSPRTNCAFRPIFHERSTHEDDQVLTQELWKLARKSGTLNLSNKALARVPKRLYDINEADADSKAVNLEQLTIKEEDAWWNQVPLNNLDLSSNTLTHISPKIENLQSLTVLTLHDNALVELPPEIGKLEKLVRLNVSHNKLSQLPRAMYSLPELRHLNISYNEFVELNPDISDLHMLEFLDGGHNNIQSLPGGIGFLVRLTALLLPYNHIKELPPDLVNMRSLQKIDLMHNDLTSLPEDMGLLRKLDCLYLQHNDILELPEFEGNEALNELHASNNFIKIIPKAMCSNLPHLKILDLRDNKITELPDELCLLRNLNRLDVSNNTISVLPVTLSSLAHLISLQVEGNPIKTIRRDILQCGTTRILKTLHDRAVAKAKEEGGGVDDASTSAGISVTRLRGGQMDDGDIPGNFPDRYKLRHTRTLAVNLEELTSVPDQVFQIARDEGVHVVDFARNQLSTLPNGLQHMKDLVTELVLSNNVIGYVPQFISQFTRISFLNLSNNLLNDLPTEFGVLNTLRELNIANNRFPCIPNCVYELQGLEILIASENHIKMLNVSGLQNMRRLSTLDLRNNDIETVPPILGNLTNITHLELVGNPFRQPRHQILMKGTDAIMSYLRDRIPT; encoded by the exons ATGAGTGACAAAACCGGCCGAGGACGGAGTAACCCCTCCACCAGCCGGATTCCTCGCAGCGCACAAAGTCCGCGCCAAGCCTCAGTGGTCCACTCGCCCAGGACAAACTGTGCCTTTCGCCCGATTTTTCACGAGAGGAGCACTCACGAGGACGACCAGGTGCTCACCCAAGAACTATGGAAGCTGGCGCGTAAATCGGGCACCCTGAATCTTTCCAACAAAGCATTGGCCAGAG TGCCCAAGCGACTGTACGACATTAACGAGGCGGATGCGGACAGCAAGGCCGTAAATCTAGAGCAGCTAACGATTAAAGAGGAGGATGCCTGGTGGAACCAAGTGCCATTGAACAACCTGGACCTGAGCTCAAACACCTTAACGCACATATCGCCAAAGATCGAGAATCTGCAATCACTTACCGTGCTTACG CTGCACGATAATGCTTTGGTGGAGTTACCACCGGAGATCGGCAAGCTGGAAAAGCTAGTGCGCCTTAATGTGAGCCACAACAAACTCAGCCAGCTGCCGCGTGCGATGTACAGTCTACCGGAGCTGCGGCACCTCAACATCTCGTACAACGAGTTCGTCGAACTTAATCCGGACATCAGTGACCTTCACATGCTTGAGTTTTTG GACGGTGGGCATAACAATATTCAATCCCTGCCCGGTGGCATTGGGTTCCTGGTGCGTCTAACTGCGCTCTTGTTGCCCTATAATCACATCAAGGAACTGCCGCCCGATCTTGTTAACATGCGCT CTTTGCAAAAGATTGATCTGATGCATAATGATCTGACCAGCTTGCCGGAGGATATGGGCCTTTTGAGAAAGCTGGATTGCCTTTATCTGCAGCATAACGACATACTGGAACTGCCCGAGTTCGAGGGAAACGAGGCCTTGAACGAGCTACATGCCAGCAATAATTTCATCAAG ATCATACCAAAAGCTATGTGTAGTAACTTGCCACACCTGAAGATACTGGATTTGCGGGACAATAAGATCACGGAGCTGCCCGACGAGCTGTGCCTGCTGCGCAATCTAAACCGTCTCGATGTGTCCAATAATACGATCAGCGTGCTGCCAGTCACATTGTCCTCCTTGGCTCATCTGATTAGCCTGCAGGTGGAGGGAAATCCCATAAAGACAATCAGACGCGACATCCTACAGTGTGGAACAACGAGGATCTTAAAGACTCTGCACGATAGAGCTGTGGCGAAGGCCAAGGAGGAGGGAGGTGGCGTCGACGACGCTTCCACGTCAGCGGGCATCAGTGTTACCCGTTTGCGTGGTGGCCAAATGGACGATGGTGATATACCCGGAAACTTTCCGGATAG ATACAAACTACGACATACACGTACATTAGCTGTCAATCTGGAGGAGCTCACGTCAGTGCCTGACCAGGTGTTCCAGATCGCCAGGGATGAGGGTGTGCATGTGGTGGACTTTGCGCGCAACCAGCTGAGCACTTTGCCCAATGG ACTGCAGCACATGAAAGATTTAGTTACGGAACTAGTTTTATCCAACAATGTCATCGGCTATGTGCCACAGTTCATCTCCCAGTTTACACGTATATCTTTCTTGAATTTGTCCAACAATCTGTTGAATGACCTGCCCACGGAGTTTGGTGTCTTGAATACACTGCGTGAACTAAACATTGCAAACAATCG CTTTCCGTGTATTCCCAACTGTGTGTACGAGCTGCAAGGCCTGGAGATCCTCATTGCCAGTGAGAACcacataaaaatgttaaatgtatcGGGTCTGCAGAACATGCGACGTTTGAGCACATTGGATTTGCGCAATAACGACATCGAGACAGTGCCACCAATTTTGGGGAACCTGACAAACATAAC TCACTTGGAGCTGGTGGGCAATCCATTTCGACAGCCCCGCCACCAAATCCTGATGAAGGGCACTGACGCCATCATGTCGTATTTGCGCGATCGCATACCCACATAG
- the f-cup gene encoding flyers-cup, isoform E, with protein MCGPYPRRRRYYQIREFQMASSADELESEDPDDELELDDSEPPTRAEDLPKRLYDINEADADSKAVNLEQLTIKEEDAWWNQVPLNNLDLSSNTLTHISPKIENLQSLTVLTLHDNALVELPPEIGKLEKLVRLNVSHNKLSQLPRAMYSLPELRHLNISYNEFVELNPDISDLHMLEFLDGGHNNIQSLPGGIGFLVRLTALLLPYNHIKELPPDLVNMRSLQKIDLMHNDLTSLPEDMGLLRKLDCLYLQHNDILELPEFEGNEALNELHASNNFIKIIPKAMCSNLPHLKILDLRDNKITELPDELCLLRNLNRLDVSNNTISVLPVTLSSLAHLISLQVEGNPIKTIRRDILQCGTTRILKTLHDRAVAKAKEEGGGVDDASTSAGISVTRLRGGQMDDGDIPGNFPDRYKLRHTRTLAVNLEELTSVPDQVFQIARDEGVHVVDFARNQLSTLPNGLQHMKDLVTELVLSNNVIGYVPQFISQFTRISFLNLSNNLLNDLPTEFGVLNTLRELNIANNRFPCIPNCVYELQGLEILIASENHIKMLNVSGLQNMRRLSTLDLRNNDIETVPPILGNLTNITHLELVGNPFRQPRHQILMKGTDAIMSYLRDRIPT; from the exons ATGTGCGGTCCTTATCCGCGGAGGCGTCGCTACTACCAGATTCGCGAATTCCAGATGGCCTCCTCGGCGGACGAGCTGGAAAGCGAGGATCCGGACGATGAGCTGGAACTGGACGATTCCGAACCTCCAACCCGCGCTGAAGACT TGCCCAAGCGACTGTACGACATTAACGAGGCGGATGCGGACAGCAAGGCCGTAAATCTAGAGCAGCTAACGATTAAAGAGGAGGATGCCTGGTGGAACCAAGTGCCATTGAACAACCTGGACCTGAGCTCAAACACCTTAACGCACATATCGCCAAAGATCGAGAATCTGCAATCACTTACCGTGCTTACG CTGCACGATAATGCTTTGGTGGAGTTACCACCGGAGATCGGCAAGCTGGAAAAGCTAGTGCGCCTTAATGTGAGCCACAACAAACTCAGCCAGCTGCCGCGTGCGATGTACAGTCTACCGGAGCTGCGGCACCTCAACATCTCGTACAACGAGTTCGTCGAACTTAATCCGGACATCAGTGACCTTCACATGCTTGAGTTTTTG GACGGTGGGCATAACAATATTCAATCCCTGCCCGGTGGCATTGGGTTCCTGGTGCGTCTAACTGCGCTCTTGTTGCCCTATAATCACATCAAGGAACTGCCGCCCGATCTTGTTAACATGCGCT CTTTGCAAAAGATTGATCTGATGCATAATGATCTGACCAGCTTGCCGGAGGATATGGGCCTTTTGAGAAAGCTGGATTGCCTTTATCTGCAGCATAACGACATACTGGAACTGCCCGAGTTCGAGGGAAACGAGGCCTTGAACGAGCTACATGCCAGCAATAATTTCATCAAG ATCATACCAAAAGCTATGTGTAGTAACTTGCCACACCTGAAGATACTGGATTTGCGGGACAATAAGATCACGGAGCTGCCCGACGAGCTGTGCCTGCTGCGCAATCTAAACCGTCTCGATGTGTCCAATAATACGATCAGCGTGCTGCCAGTCACATTGTCCTCCTTGGCTCATCTGATTAGCCTGCAGGTGGAGGGAAATCCCATAAAGACAATCAGACGCGACATCCTACAGTGTGGAACAACGAGGATCTTAAAGACTCTGCACGATAGAGCTGTGGCGAAGGCCAAGGAGGAGGGAGGTGGCGTCGACGACGCTTCCACGTCAGCGGGCATCAGTGTTACCCGTTTGCGTGGTGGCCAAATGGACGATGGTGATATACCCGGAAACTTTCCGGATAG ATACAAACTACGACATACACGTACATTAGCTGTCAATCTGGAGGAGCTCACGTCAGTGCCTGACCAGGTGTTCCAGATCGCCAGGGATGAGGGTGTGCATGTGGTGGACTTTGCGCGCAACCAGCTGAGCACTTTGCCCAATGG ACTGCAGCACATGAAAGATTTAGTTACGGAACTAGTTTTATCCAACAATGTCATCGGCTATGTGCCACAGTTCATCTCCCAGTTTACACGTATATCTTTCTTGAATTTGTCCAACAATCTGTTGAATGACCTGCCCACGGAGTTTGGTGTCTTGAATACACTGCGTGAACTAAACATTGCAAACAATCG CTTTCCGTGTATTCCCAACTGTGTGTACGAGCTGCAAGGCCTGGAGATCCTCATTGCCAGTGAGAACcacataaaaatgttaaatgtatcGGGTCTGCAGAACATGCGACGTTTGAGCACATTGGATTTGCGCAATAACGACATCGAGACAGTGCCACCAATTTTGGGGAACCTGACAAACATAAC TCACTTGGAGCTGGTGGGCAATCCATTTCGACAGCCCCGCCACCAAATCCTGATGAAGGGCACTGACGCCATCATGTCGTATTTGCGCGATCGCATACCCACATAG
- the f-cup gene encoding flyers-cup, isoform A, with protein MMNLSNVELGSFRGAQECDQASAFGGDFDFGHSCFTHYGCPSDMSDKTGRGRSNPSTSRIPRSAQSPRQASVVHSPRTNCAFRPIFHERSTHEDDQVLTQELWKLARKSGTLNLSNKALARVPKRLYDINEADADSKAVNLEQLTIKEEDAWWNQVPLNNLDLSSNTLTHISPKIENLQSLTVLTLHDNALVELPPEIGKLEKLVRLNVSHNKLSQLPRAMYSLPELRHLNISYNEFVELNPDISDLHMLEFLDGGHNNIQSLPGGIGFLVRLTALLLPYNHIKELPPDLVNMRSLQKIDLMHNDLTSLPEDMGLLRKLDCLYLQHNDILELPEFEGNEALNELHASNNFIKIIPKAMCSNLPHLKILDLRDNKITELPDELCLLRNLNRLDVSNNTISVLPVTLSSLAHLISLQVEGNPIKTIRRDILQCGTTRILKTLHDRAVAKAKEEGGGVDDASTSAGISVTRLRGGQMDDGDIPGNFPDRYKLRHTRTLAVNLEELTSVPDQVFQIARDEGVHVVDFARNQLSTLPNGLQHMKDLVTELVLSNNVIGYVPQFISQFTRISFLNLSNNLLNDLPTEFGVLNTLRELNIANNRFPCIPNCVYELQGLEILIASENHIKMLNVSGLQNMRRLSTLDLRNNDIETVPPILGNLTNITHLELVGNPFRQPRHQILMKGTDAIMSYLRDRIPT; from the exons ATGATGAA CTTAAGCAACGTAGAACTTGGCTCATTCCGCGGTGCCCAGGAATGTGACCAGGCATCCGCATTTGGCGGCGACTTCGACTTTGGCCATTCCTGCTTCACCCACTACGGCTGTCCAAGCGACATGAGTGACAAAACCGGCCGAGGACGGAGTAACCCCTCCACCAGCCGGATTCCTCGCAGCGCACAAAGTCCGCGCCAAGCCTCAGTGGTCCACTCGCCCAGGACAAACTGTGCCTTTCGCCCGATTTTTCACGAGAGGAGCACTCACGAGGACGACCAGGTGCTCACCCAAGAACTATGGAAGCTGGCGCGTAAATCGGGCACCCTGAATCTTTCCAACAAAGCATTGGCCAGAG TGCCCAAGCGACTGTACGACATTAACGAGGCGGATGCGGACAGCAAGGCCGTAAATCTAGAGCAGCTAACGATTAAAGAGGAGGATGCCTGGTGGAACCAAGTGCCATTGAACAACCTGGACCTGAGCTCAAACACCTTAACGCACATATCGCCAAAGATCGAGAATCTGCAATCACTTACCGTGCTTACG CTGCACGATAATGCTTTGGTGGAGTTACCACCGGAGATCGGCAAGCTGGAAAAGCTAGTGCGCCTTAATGTGAGCCACAACAAACTCAGCCAGCTGCCGCGTGCGATGTACAGTCTACCGGAGCTGCGGCACCTCAACATCTCGTACAACGAGTTCGTCGAACTTAATCCGGACATCAGTGACCTTCACATGCTTGAGTTTTTG GACGGTGGGCATAACAATATTCAATCCCTGCCCGGTGGCATTGGGTTCCTGGTGCGTCTAACTGCGCTCTTGTTGCCCTATAATCACATCAAGGAACTGCCGCCCGATCTTGTTAACATGCGCT CTTTGCAAAAGATTGATCTGATGCATAATGATCTGACCAGCTTGCCGGAGGATATGGGCCTTTTGAGAAAGCTGGATTGCCTTTATCTGCAGCATAACGACATACTGGAACTGCCCGAGTTCGAGGGAAACGAGGCCTTGAACGAGCTACATGCCAGCAATAATTTCATCAAG ATCATACCAAAAGCTATGTGTAGTAACTTGCCACACCTGAAGATACTGGATTTGCGGGACAATAAGATCACGGAGCTGCCCGACGAGCTGTGCCTGCTGCGCAATCTAAACCGTCTCGATGTGTCCAATAATACGATCAGCGTGCTGCCAGTCACATTGTCCTCCTTGGCTCATCTGATTAGCCTGCAGGTGGAGGGAAATCCCATAAAGACAATCAGACGCGACATCCTACAGTGTGGAACAACGAGGATCTTAAAGACTCTGCACGATAGAGCTGTGGCGAAGGCCAAGGAGGAGGGAGGTGGCGTCGACGACGCTTCCACGTCAGCGGGCATCAGTGTTACCCGTTTGCGTGGTGGCCAAATGGACGATGGTGATATACCCGGAAACTTTCCGGATAG ATACAAACTACGACATACACGTACATTAGCTGTCAATCTGGAGGAGCTCACGTCAGTGCCTGACCAGGTGTTCCAGATCGCCAGGGATGAGGGTGTGCATGTGGTGGACTTTGCGCGCAACCAGCTGAGCACTTTGCCCAATGG ACTGCAGCACATGAAAGATTTAGTTACGGAACTAGTTTTATCCAACAATGTCATCGGCTATGTGCCACAGTTCATCTCCCAGTTTACACGTATATCTTTCTTGAATTTGTCCAACAATCTGTTGAATGACCTGCCCACGGAGTTTGGTGTCTTGAATACACTGCGTGAACTAAACATTGCAAACAATCG CTTTCCGTGTATTCCCAACTGTGTGTACGAGCTGCAAGGCCTGGAGATCCTCATTGCCAGTGAGAACcacataaaaatgttaaatgtatcGGGTCTGCAGAACATGCGACGTTTGAGCACATTGGATTTGCGCAATAACGACATCGAGACAGTGCCACCAATTTTGGGGAACCTGACAAACATAAC TCACTTGGAGCTGGTGGGCAATCCATTTCGACAGCCCCGCCACCAAATCCTGATGAAGGGCACTGACGCCATCATGTCGTATTTGCGCGATCGCATACCCACATAG